A portion of the Edaphobacter bradus genome contains these proteins:
- a CDS encoding D-sedoheptulose 7-phosphate isomerase: protein MKDLVRKQLAQSINTMQAVLADLHIADTIVTIAELTAHAMQGGRKLLVAGNGGSAADAQHLAAEFVVRLADNRPALRAIALTTDSSILTACGNDFGFDRIFSRQIEALGHPGDIFLGISTSGNSPNILLALQQARSMGLTTIGFSGNGGGKMFELCDHNVVIPSSTTMNIQECHLALEHIFCLAVERFYYDAAYNKP from the coding sequence ATGAAGGATCTTGTCCGCAAGCAGCTCGCTCAATCCATCAACACCATGCAGGCCGTTCTCGCCGATCTGCACATCGCCGACACTATCGTCACCATCGCTGAGCTCACCGCCCATGCCATGCAGGGCGGCCGTAAGCTGCTTGTCGCCGGCAACGGAGGCTCCGCCGCCGACGCCCAGCATCTCGCCGCCGAGTTTGTCGTCCGCCTCGCCGACAACCGCCCCGCGCTCCGCGCCATCGCCCTCACCACCGATTCCTCCATCCTCACCGCCTGCGGCAACGACTTCGGCTTCGACCGCATCTTCAGCCGCCAGATCGAGGCCCTCGGCCACCCCGGAGACATCTTCCTCGGCATCTCCACCTCCGGCAACTCGCCCAACATCCTCCTTGCCCTTCAGCAGGCCCGCTCCATGGGCCTCACCACGATCGGCTTCTCCGGCAATGGAGGTGGCAAGATGTTCGAACTCTGCGACCACAACGTGGTGATCCCCTCCAGCACGACCATGAACATCCAGGAGTGCCACCTCGCCCTCGAGCACATCTTTTGCCTCGCAGTCGAGCGTTTCTACTACGACGCCGCCTACAACAAGCCCTGA
- a CDS encoding alpha/beta hydrolase, whose translation MRIYLGIVLSFAAVAPGQPQAAQAPAAALPSTDSRVSQGGAGKTILLWTVGAPGAQGDEDIDKPTLTVFLPVAPNAAKTGVVVAPGGGYQHLAMEKEGYAFAGWLNERGVAAFVLKYRLGPKYHHPIELGDAQRAIRMVRAHAAEYGVAEDHVGMWGSSAGGHLAATAGTHFDAGNPDAADPVERKGSRPDFLILSYPVITLEEPWAHGGSGEFLLGENPDPAIVENLSNETQVTKETPPTFLFATTDDKTVPVLNSVMFYESLVKAEVPAEMHLFQHGAHGAGLAAANPQLSGWPDLLIKWMRERGYASPAP comes from the coding sequence GTGCGGATTTATCTTGGGATAGTGTTGAGTTTTGCGGCAGTGGCACCTGGACAGCCGCAGGCAGCGCAGGCTCCTGCGGCTGCTTTGCCCTCCACGGATTCACGGGTCTCCCAGGGCGGAGCGGGGAAGACGATTTTGTTGTGGACTGTTGGAGCTCCGGGGGCGCAGGGCGATGAGGACATCGACAAGCCGACACTGACGGTCTTTCTGCCGGTGGCTCCTAATGCGGCGAAGACCGGAGTGGTGGTGGCTCCGGGAGGCGGGTACCAGCACCTGGCGATGGAGAAAGAGGGCTATGCCTTTGCGGGGTGGCTCAATGAGCGCGGCGTGGCGGCGTTTGTCCTCAAGTACAGGCTGGGGCCGAAGTATCATCACCCGATCGAGTTGGGGGACGCGCAGCGGGCGATTCGGATGGTGCGGGCGCACGCGGCGGAGTATGGCGTGGCCGAGGACCACGTGGGGATGTGGGGATCGTCGGCGGGAGGGCACCTTGCGGCTACGGCGGGGACGCACTTCGACGCGGGCAATCCGGATGCAGCGGACCCGGTGGAACGGAAGGGAAGCCGCCCTGATTTTCTGATCCTCTCCTACCCCGTCATTACGTTGGAGGAGCCCTGGGCTCATGGAGGCTCGGGTGAATTTCTCCTGGGCGAGAATCCTGATCCGGCGATCGTGGAGAACCTTTCGAACGAGACGCAGGTAACGAAGGAGACGCCGCCGACTTTTCTGTTTGCAACAACCGATGACAAGACAGTACCGGTGTTGAACAGCGTTATGTTCTATGAGTCGCTGGTAAAGGCCGAGGTCCCGGCGGAGATGCATCTGTTCCAACATGGAGCCCACGGGGCTGGGCTGGCGGCGGCGAATCCGCAGCTGAGCGGTTGGCCGGATTTACTGATCAAATGGATGCGAGAGCGGGGATATGCCTCTCCTGCTCCGTAG